One Algibacter sp. L3A6 genomic region harbors:
- the hemH gene encoding ferrochelatase, producing MKKGILLVNLGSPESPEPKDVKKYLGEFLMDERVIDIPYIARAALVKGIILKTRPKASAAAYKKIWWEEGSPLIVLSERLQNKIQKEVEYPVALAMRYGSMTIKKGLQELVDKGVEEVLLFPLYPQFAMATTETITVLAEELRQEFFPSLKIESVPAFYNKADYIEVLSNSIKRHLEGKKYDHVLFSYHGVPERHIRKSDVTQSHCKIDKSCCVTPSKAHEYCYKHQCLEVTRLVGERLQFKEGAFSTSFQSRLGFDPWLQPYTDRTIERLGKNGVENMAIITPAFVSDCLETLEEIAMEGQEIFHEMGGKDFTTVPCLNDDDEFVALLSKWINTWAESKTTA from the coding sequence ATGAAAAAAGGTATATTACTTGTCAATCTTGGTTCTCCGGAGAGTCCAGAACCAAAAGACGTTAAAAAGTATTTAGGTGAGTTTTTAATGGACGAGCGTGTTATAGATATTCCGTATATAGCAAGAGCAGCCTTAGTTAAAGGTATTATATTAAAAACGCGACCAAAAGCATCAGCCGCAGCGTATAAAAAAATTTGGTGGGAAGAAGGTTCTCCGCTTATTGTACTTTCAGAAAGACTTCAAAATAAAATTCAAAAAGAAGTAGAATATCCTGTTGCTTTGGCAATGCGTTATGGAAGCATGACTATTAAAAAAGGACTTCAGGAACTTGTTGATAAAGGTGTAGAAGAGGTTTTGCTTTTTCCGCTTTATCCACAATTTGCGATGGCAACGACTGAAACTATTACTGTTTTAGCAGAAGAGTTACGTCAGGAGTTTTTTCCTAGTTTAAAAATAGAATCGGTACCTGCGTTTTATAATAAGGCTGATTATATCGAAGTGCTTTCAAATTCAATTAAAAGACATTTAGAAGGTAAAAAATACGATCACGTTTTATTTTCATATCACGGTGTTCCTGAACGTCATATTAGAAAAAGTGATGTAACGCAGTCGCATTGCAAAATAGATAAAAGTTGTTGTGTAACGCCTAGTAAGGCACATGAGTATTGCTATAAACATCAATGTTTAGAAGTAACAAGGTTGGTAGGTGAAAGACTTCAGTTTAAAGAAGGTGCTTTTTCTACATCCTTTCAATCGCGTTTAGGTTTCGATCCATGGTTGCAACCATATACAGATAGAACGATTGAGCGCTTAGGTAAGAACGGCGTAGAAAATATGGCGATTATTACTCCAGCATTTGTTAGCGATTGTTTAGAGACTTTGGAAGAAATTGCAATGGAAGGTCAAGAAATTTTTCATGAAATGGGTGGTAAAGATTTTACAACTGTGCCGTGTTTAAATGATGACGATGAGTTTGTGGCTTTACTGTCTAAATGGATAAATACTTGGGCTGAGTCTAAAACCACTGCTTAA
- the rimP gene encoding ribosome assembly cofactor RimP — protein MLKTTVKNLLEEALTERQDLFLISLTISAENHINIVIDGDNGVLVEDCIFISRFVEKDLDSEEHDYSIEVMSAGAAAPLTDRRQYVKNINRTLSVRTNAEDIEGVLTNATENDIQLEWKAREPKPVGKGKVTVNKQAKIAYQDIVEAKVVIKF, from the coding sequence ATGTTAAAAACTACCGTAAAAAACTTACTCGAAGAGGCATTAACAGAGCGACAAGATTTATTTCTTATCAGCTTAACTATTAGTGCAGAAAACCATATAAACATTGTTATCGATGGTGATAACGGCGTTTTAGTTGAAGACTGCATTTTTATTAGCAGATTTGTTGAGAAGGATTTAGATAGTGAAGAGCATGATTATTCTATCGAAGTGATGTCGGCAGGAGCAGCAGCCCCATTGACAGATCGACGCCAGTATGTGAAAAATATAAATAGAACGCTTAGTGTGCGTACAAATGCCGAAGACATAGAAGGTGTTTTAACAAATGCTACCGAAAACGATATTCAACTAGAATGGAAAGCTAGAGAACCTAAGCCTGTAGGTAAAGGGAAAGTGACGGTAAATAAGCAAGCGAAAATAGCTTATCAAGATATTGTAGAAGCAAAAGTTGTGATAAAATTTTAA
- a CDS encoding universal stress protein yields the protein MKKILVPTDFSDQAENALKVAAQLARTYDCEIYLLHIIELPIDQDDAINSHSDFPEALFFMKLAHNKFEALKKKDYLKDITVHETVDFHEIFKGIFHVSKKHDIDLIIMGSNGVSGLKEMLIGSNTEKVVRTSEAPVLVIKNEHKAFKVDNFVFASDFKDESKPSYEKLLQFAKIFNAKVHLLLVNTPNNFMTSGEANGRMQTFLDAFDFPELSKNIYNDISIESGIMNFSESISANLIGMSTHGRQGISHFFNGSISEDLVNHAKRPVITFKI from the coding sequence ATGAAAAAAATTCTTGTACCCACAGATTTTTCCGACCAAGCTGAGAACGCACTAAAGGTTGCCGCACAACTAGCCCGAACTTATGATTGCGAAATTTATTTATTGCATATTATTGAATTACCTATAGACCAAGATGATGCTATAAACTCGCATAGCGATTTTCCTGAAGCTTTGTTTTTCATGAAGTTAGCTCACAATAAATTTGAAGCCTTAAAAAAGAAAGATTACCTAAAAGATATAACAGTACATGAAACAGTTGATTTTCACGAAATTTTTAAAGGCATTTTTCATGTAAGCAAAAAGCATGATATCGATTTAATTATTATGGGATCTAATGGAGTAAGCGGATTAAAAGAAATGCTTATTGGAAGTAATACTGAAAAGGTTGTAAGAACTTCAGAAGCTCCAGTTTTAGTTATTAAAAACGAACACAAAGCGTTTAAAGTTGACAACTTCGTATTTGCTTCCGATTTTAAAGATGAAAGCAAACCTAGTTATGAAAAACTACTCCAGTTTGCCAAAATTTTCAATGCTAAGGTGCATTTACTTTTAGTGAACACTCCAAATAATTTTATGACTTCAGGAGAAGCAAACGGTAGAATGCAAACATTTTTAGACGCTTTCGATTTTCCAGAACTCAGCAAAAACATTTATAACGACATTAGTATTGAAAGTGGAATTATGAATTTTTCCGAATCTATTTCTGCAAATCTAATAGGTATGAGCACTCATGGCCGACAAGGTATTTCACACTTTTTCAATGGCAGTATTAGCGAAGATTTAGTGAACCACGCGAAACGCCCAGTAATTACTTTCAAAATTTAA
- a CDS encoding MATE family efflux transporter — protein sequence MAKVSSDGFGAQPISKLLVKQAVPASIGLLVMSLNILVDTVFVGQWIGSIAIAAINIVLPVSFFIAALGMSIGIGGASIISRALGASNYEKALKTFGNQITLTLLIVVSMVVLGLLFVDDIILSFGGKGAIFEPAKIYYKIVLYGVPFLAFSMLGNNVMRAEGKPKFAMYAMMLPSVGNLVLDYVFINVMGYGMEGAAWATSISYLFSFVFIVWFFSSKNSELKISVAHFGLNRYVVKEIGSLGFVTLARQAVVSVTYLFMNNILFDLGGETSVTAYAIVGRMLMFALFPVFGITQGFLPIAGFNYGAKNYERVRESINIAIKYAAILATLIFILLMVFPETITRIFTTDPDVIAQTPNAMRWVFAATPIIALQLIGAAYFQAIGKATPALLLTLSRQGFFFIPLILILPKFYGELGVWMSFPISDVLSTLVTAYFLNREIRRDLILKTTK from the coding sequence ATGGCAAAAGTATCCTCCGATGGTTTTGGTGCGCAACCTATAAGTAAATTATTGGTAAAGCAAGCTGTTCCTGCATCTATTGGTTTGTTAGTAATGTCACTAAATATTTTAGTAGACACTGTTTTTGTGGGTCAATGGATTGGGTCTATTGCTATTGCTGCCATAAATATAGTCTTGCCTGTTTCGTTTTTTATAGCGGCTCTAGGTATGAGTATTGGCATTGGAGGTGCTTCAATAATATCGCGTGCGCTTGGCGCTTCAAATTACGAAAAGGCTTTAAAAACCTTTGGGAATCAAATAACACTTACGTTGCTAATTGTGGTTTCTATGGTTGTTTTGGGGTTGCTCTTTGTAGACGATATTATTTTATCCTTTGGAGGGAAAGGTGCTATTTTCGAACCAGCAAAAATTTATTACAAAATTGTACTTTATGGTGTGCCGTTTCTGGCATTTTCCATGTTAGGTAATAATGTAATGCGGGCAGAGGGAAAGCCTAAATTTGCTATGTATGCCATGATGTTGCCTTCTGTAGGTAACCTGGTTTTAGATTATGTTTTTATTAATGTAATGGGCTACGGCATGGAGGGTGCTGCTTGGGCAACTAGTATTTCTTACCTATTTTCTTTCGTTTTTATTGTTTGGTTTTTTAGTTCTAAAAATTCAGAATTAAAAATTAGCGTTGCACATTTTGGTTTAAACCGTTATGTTGTAAAAGAAATAGGTTCTTTGGGTTTTGTTACTCTTGCACGTCAAGCGGTGGTTAGTGTTACTTATTTATTTATGAATAATATTTTATTCGATTTAGGTGGTGAAACATCGGTTACTGCTTACGCCATTGTTGGTCGAATGCTTATGTTTGCGCTATTCCCTGTTTTCGGCATTACTCAAGGTTTTTTACCTATTGCAGGTTTTAATTATGGTGCTAAAAATTACGAACGGGTCAGAGAGAGTATAAATATTGCTATTAAATATGCCGCTATTTTGGCAACACTTATTTTTATCTTACTGATGGTTTTTCCGGAGACAATAACAAGAATATTTACAACAGATCCAGATGTTATTGCGCAAACCCCAAATGCTATGCGTTGGGTTTTTGCAGCGACGCCAATTATAGCTTTACAGCTTATTGGTGCTGCTTATTTTCAGGCTATTGGTAAAGCTACGCCAGCATTATTACTTACATTGTCTAGACAAGGTTTCTTTTTTATTCCGCTTATATTAATTTTGCCGAAATTTTATGGAGAATTAGGGGTTTGGATGTCGTTTCCGATTTCCGATGTGTTATCAACACTGGTTACTGCATATTTTTTAAATAGGGAAATACGAAGAGATTTAATATTAAAAACTACAAAATAA
- a CDS encoding metallophosphoesterase family protein: MFSAKKRLDNAYINAKVVEFDDDSKFILFSDCHRGDNSFADDFSNNRNIYYHALKHYFDEGFQYCEIGDGDELWENLSFKSILDAHKNVYMLLKAFHKKERLHMIWGNHDMVYRDPNYVKKHLSTYFDAKTGKDEELFKDITYHEGIILKHCSTNQEVFLTHGHQADWWNYLFWKWSRFLVRVLWKPLNVMGIADPTSPAKNYTELIKVERKTKNWITDNNNLVTVVGHTHRPRFPEPGDIAFFNDGSCVHPRSITGIEIENGEISLIKWSIATKDDGTLQIIKDVLEGPRALISYKTSS, from the coding sequence ATGTTTTCAGCTAAAAAAAGATTAGATAACGCTTATATCAACGCTAAGGTTGTTGAGTTCGACGACGATAGTAAATTTATACTTTTTAGTGATTGTCATCGCGGTGACAATAGTTTCGCTGACGATTTCTCGAACAACAGAAACATCTATTATCACGCTTTAAAGCATTATTTTGATGAAGGTTTTCAGTACTGTGAAATTGGAGATGGTGATGAACTATGGGAAAACCTATCATTTAAATCTATTCTAGACGCTCACAAAAACGTTTATATGCTTTTGAAAGCATTTCATAAAAAAGAGCGACTTCACATGATTTGGGGCAATCACGATATGGTATATAGAGATCCCAACTATGTTAAAAAGCATTTATCGACTTATTTCGACGCAAAAACAGGTAAAGATGAAGAGTTGTTTAAAGACATTACTTATCATGAAGGCATAATTTTAAAACACTGTTCTACAAATCAAGAAGTTTTTTTAACGCATGGTCACCAAGCCGATTGGTGGAATTATTTATTCTGGAAATGGAGCAGGTTTTTGGTTCGTGTGCTTTGGAAACCCTTAAATGTTATGGGTATTGCAGATCCAACAAGTCCTGCTAAAAACTATACTGAACTTATAAAAGTAGAACGAAAAACAAAAAACTGGATTACGGATAATAATAACTTGGTAACCGTAGTTGGGCATACCCACAGACCTCGTTTTCCTGAACCCGGAGATATTGCTTTTTTTAACGACGGAAGCTGTGTACACCCAAGAAGTATTACGGGTATAGAAATTGAAAATGGAGAAATATCGCTTATAAAATGGAGCATAGCCACCAAAGATGATGGCACACTACAAATTATAAAAGATGTTTTGGAGGGCCCGAGAGCCTTGATTTCTTATAAAACTTCTAGCTAA
- the infB gene encoding translation initiation factor IF-2, with protein sequence MAETIRLNKVLRELNISLDRAVEFLDSKGVEIEKRPTTKISKETYKFLSDEFQTDASKKVASLEVSEAKLKEKEVLREQRERELEEKQKAAAKREEIIKATKTLSGPKQVGKIDLDGKKETPKPTIEEKPEVVEPKVEKPEVVEEVTKEEVKEVVKEEAIVPKTEKPVEVAKKEPVKVEEAKPKVVEKPAAKVIEKPKVEEKQVATEKIEKQESIIVDGEIVTPEERVKTQYQKLTGPKIAGDKIDLSQFNKPKKKPVEKKPAAGAAANKKKRRRISKAGAPGDNRPGGNNRPGGNDRFKGKPGTGVGRRNIVKEEPSEEDVKKQVRETLEKLQGKSSKGRGAKNRRDKRDKHREQTEIDQQIEAAESKIIKVTEFVTASEMATMMDVGVTQIISACMSLGMMVTMNQRLDAETLSIVADEFGYQVEFVTADIEESIEEIQDKPEDLKLRAPIVTVMGHVDHGKTSLLDYIRQENVIAGESGGITQHIGAYGVELENGQKIAFLDTPGHEAFTAMRARGAQVTDIAIIVAAADDDIMPQTKEAISHAQAAGVPIVFAINKIDKPDANPERIKERLAQMNLLVEDWGGKIQSHDISAKVGTGVKELLEKVLLEAELLELKANPEKAAVGTVVEAFLDKGRGYVSTILVQAGTLRVGDYVLAGRNSGKVKAMHDERGNDVIAAGPSTPVSILGLDGAPQAGDKFNVFEDEREAKQIASKRAQLQREQSVRTQRHITLDEIGRRIALGDFQELNIILKGDVDGSVEALTDSFQKLSTEEIQVNILHKGVGAITESDVLLASASDAIIVGFNVRPVGNARMIADKEEIDIRTYSIIYDAINDLKDAMEGMLSPELKEEILGTAEIREMFKVSKIGTIAGCMVTNGKITRNAGIRLIRDGVVVYTGELTSLKRFKDDAKEVTKGYDCGMQIKNYNDIKEGDVIEAFHEVEVKKKLK encoded by the coding sequence ATGGCTGAAACAATTAGATTAAATAAAGTATTACGCGAGCTTAACATCTCTCTAGATCGTGCCGTAGAATTTTTAGATTCTAAAGGTGTCGAAATAGAGAAGCGTCCGACTACGAAAATATCAAAAGAAACCTATAAGTTTCTTTCTGATGAGTTTCAAACAGACGCTAGTAAAAAAGTGGCATCTTTAGAGGTTAGTGAAGCAAAACTAAAAGAGAAAGAAGTGTTACGTGAGCAACGCGAGCGTGAACTTGAAGAAAAGCAAAAAGCAGCTGCCAAAAGAGAGGAGATTATCAAAGCGACTAAAACACTTAGCGGACCTAAACAGGTTGGTAAAATTGATTTAGACGGTAAAAAAGAAACTCCAAAACCAACAATCGAGGAGAAACCAGAAGTGGTTGAACCTAAAGTTGAAAAACCAGAGGTTGTTGAAGAAGTTACTAAGGAAGAGGTAAAAGAAGTTGTTAAGGAAGAAGCAATTGTTCCTAAAACAGAAAAACCTGTAGAAGTAGCTAAAAAGGAACCTGTTAAAGTTGAAGAAGCTAAGCCAAAAGTTGTTGAAAAACCTGCGGCAAAGGTTATCGAAAAACCTAAGGTGGAAGAAAAACAAGTTGCTACAGAAAAAATAGAAAAGCAAGAAAGCATTATAGTTGATGGTGAGATTGTTACTCCTGAAGAAAGAGTAAAAACACAATACCAAAAACTTACAGGTCCAAAAATAGCAGGTGATAAAATTGATTTATCTCAATTTAATAAACCTAAAAAGAAACCTGTAGAAAAGAAACCAGCAGCAGGTGCAGCGGCAAACAAGAAAAAACGTCGTCGTATTAGTAAAGCTGGAGCTCCTGGAGATAATAGACCTGGAGGAAATAATAGACCAGGCGGAAACGATCGTTTTAAAGGAAAACCAGGGACTGGTGTAGGACGTCGTAATATTGTTAAAGAAGAACCTAGTGAAGAAGATGTAAAGAAACAAGTGCGTGAAACACTTGAGAAACTTCAAGGGAAATCTAGCAAAGGTCGTGGTGCTAAAAACAGAAGAGATAAAAGAGATAAGCATAGAGAACAAACTGAAATTGATCAGCAAATAGAAGCAGCTGAAAGCAAAATCATTAAAGTTACTGAGTTTGTTACGGCAAGCGAAATGGCGACAATGATGGATGTTGGTGTAACTCAAATTATTTCGGCATGTATGTCGTTAGGAATGATGGTTACCATGAACCAACGTTTGGATGCTGAAACATTATCTATTGTAGCCGATGAGTTTGGTTATCAAGTAGAATTTGTTACTGCAGATATTGAAGAATCAATTGAAGAGATTCAAGATAAACCAGAAGATTTAAAATTACGTGCGCCAATTGTTACGGTAATGGGTCACGTAGATCACGGTAAAACCTCACTTTTAGATTACATTCGTCAAGAAAATGTAATTGCTGGAGAGTCTGGTGGTATTACACAGCATATTGGTGCTTATGGCGTAGAATTAGAGAACGGTCAAAAAATTGCCTTCTTAGATACACCAGGTCACGAGGCCTTTACAGCCATGCGTGCTCGTGGAGCCCAAGTTACCGATATTGCTATTATTGTAGCAGCAGCAGATGATGATATTATGCCGCAAACAAAAGAGGCTATTTCGCATGCGCAAGCTGCCGGAGTACCAATTGTATTTGCTATTAATAAAATAGATAAGCCAGACGCTAATCCTGAAAGAATTAAGGAACGTTTAGCTCAAATGAATTTATTAGTAGAAGATTGGGGTGGTAAAATACAATCACACGATATTTCTGCAAAAGTAGGTACTGGTGTTAAAGAATTACTAGAAAAAGTATTGCTAGAAGCTGAATTATTAGAGCTAAAAGCAAATCCTGAAAAAGCAGCTGTAGGTACTGTAGTAGAAGCCTTTTTAGATAAAGGTAGAGGTTACGTATCAACTATTTTAGTACAAGCCGGAACACTTCGCGTTGGTGATTATGTTTTAGCAGGTAGAAATAGTGGTAAAGTAAAAGCTATGCACGATGAGCGTGGAAACGATGTGATTGCCGCAGGGCCATCAACACCAGTTTCTATCTTAGGTCTAGATGGTGCTCCACAAGCAGGTGATAAGTTTAATGTATTTGAAGATGAACGTGAAGCGAAACAAATCGCCTCTAAACGTGCACAGTTACAACGTGAGCAATCTGTTAGAACACAACGTCATATTACATTAGATGAAATTGGTCGTCGTATCGCACTTGGTGATTTCCAAGAATTAAACATTATCCTTAAAGGTGATGTGGATGGTTCTGTGGAAGCATTAACCGATTCGTTCCAGAAACTATCTACTGAAGAAATTCAAGTTAATATCCTTCACAAAGGTGTTGGAGCCATTACAGAAAGTGATGTATTGTTAGCTTCGGCTTCCGATGCTATTATTGTCGGCTTTAATGTACGTCCTGTTGGAAATGCAAGAATGATTGCTGACAAAGAGGAAATCGATATCCGTACATATTCTATTATCTACGATGCTATTAATGATCTTAAAGATGCTATGGAAGGTATGTTATCTCCAGAGTTGAAAGAAGAGATTTTAGGTACTGCAGAAATTAGAGAAATGTTTAAAGTATCTAAAATTGGTACTATTGCAGGGTGTATGGTAACTAATGGTAAAATAACACGTAATGCAGGTATCCGTTTAATACGTGATGGTGTAGTTGTTTATACTGGTGAATTAACATCGTTAAAACGATTTAAAGATGATGCTAAGGAAGTTACTAAAGGTTATGACTGTGGTATGCAGATTAAGAACTACAACGATATTAAGGAAGGCGATGTAATTGAAGCGTTCCATGAAGTAGAGGTTAAGAAAAAATTGAAGTAA
- the nusA gene encoding transcription termination factor NusA: protein MENIALIDSFSEFKDDKLIDRVTLMAILEDVFRSALKRKFGDDDNFDIIVNPDKGDLEIWRNRVVVADGEVEEENQEISLSEARKIEPDFEVGEDVSEEVKLIDLGRRAILALRQNLISKIHEHDNTIVFKHFKDLIGEIYTAEVHHIRHRAVILLDDEGNEIVLPKDKQIPSDFFRKGDNVRGVIDSVELKGAKPTIIMSRSSPVFLEKLFEQEIPEVFDGLITIKKVVRIPGEKAKVAVDSYDDRIDPVGACVGMKGSRIHGIVRELGNENIDVINYTSNLPLFVTRALSPARVTSVKLNEETKRAEVILKPEEVSKAIGRGGHNIRLAGQLTGFEIDVFREGAEEDVELREFSDEIESWIIEEFSKAGLDTAKSILEQEVKDLVKRTDLEEETINDVIRILREEFEE, encoded by the coding sequence ATGGAAAATATTGCGTTAATTGATTCTTTTTCAGAATTCAAAGACGATAAGCTTATTGACAGAGTAACGTTAATGGCTATTTTAGAAGATGTTTTTAGAAGTGCTTTAAAACGAAAATTTGGAGATGATGATAATTTTGATATTATTGTAAATCCAGATAAAGGCGATTTAGAAATATGGAGAAATAGAGTCGTTGTTGCTGATGGTGAGGTTGAGGAAGAAAATCAAGAGATTTCGTTATCGGAAGCTCGCAAGATTGAACCTGATTTTGAAGTAGGTGAAGATGTATCGGAAGAAGTAAAACTTATCGATTTAGGTCGTCGTGCTATTTTAGCATTACGCCAAAACTTGATTTCTAAAATTCATGAGCACGATAATACAATTGTCTTTAAGCATTTTAAAGATTTAATTGGCGAGATTTATACAGCAGAAGTTCACCATATTCGTCATAGAGCAGTAATTTTGCTTGATGATGAAGGGAATGAAATTGTACTTCCAAAAGACAAACAAATTCCTTCAGATTTCTTTAGAAAAGGAGATAACGTTCGTGGTGTAATTGATAGTGTAGAGCTTAAAGGAGCAAAACCAACTATTATTATGTCGAGAAGTTCCCCAGTATTTTTGGAGAAATTATTCGAACAAGAAATTCCAGAAGTTTTTGATGGTTTAATTACTATTAAAAAAGTAGTAAGAATTCCAGGTGAAAAAGCAAAAGTAGCTGTAGATTCTTATGATGATAGAATTGATCCAGTTGGAGCTTGTGTTGGTATGAAAGGTTCTCGTATTCATGGTATTGTTCGTGAATTAGGAAACGAAAATATCGATGTAATAAACTATACTAGTAACTTACCATTATTTGTTACTAGAGCATTAAGCCCAGCTCGTGTAACTTCGGTTAAATTAAACGAAGAAACAAAACGTGCTGAGGTAATATTAAAACCAGAGGAAGTAAGTAAAGCTATTGGTAGAGGCGGTCATAACATCCGTTTAGCAGGGCAACTTACAGGCTTCGAGATCGATGTATTTAGAGAAGGCGCAGAGGAAGATGTAGAATTACGTGAATTCTCTGATGAAATAGAATCATGGATTATCGAAGAATTTAGTAAAGCTGGATTAGACACCGCTAAAAGTATTTTAGAGCAAGAGGTGAAAGATTTAGTGAAAAGAACGGACTTAGAGGAAGAAACCATTAACGACGTTATTAGGATTTTAAGAGAAGAATTCGAAGAATAA
- a CDS encoding CopD family protein, translating to MEYYNYIKSFHLIFVVTWFAGLFYIPRLFVYQIEAYHKPSPDKEILGKQLQIMAKRLWYIITWPSAILCTIFAVWLMILQPFWLQQPWMHVKLTFVVLLFVYHLKTHQYFKQLQNGIVNKTSSFMRIWNEGATFILFAVVFLVILKSAINWVWGVVGIVVLGVLIMLGFKVYKNIRSKNPDA from the coding sequence ATGGAATATTACAATTATATAAAATCGTTTCACCTTATTTTTGTTGTCACATGGTTTGCTGGGTTGTTTTACATTCCAAGGCTTTTTGTGTATCAAATAGAAGCATATCATAAACCATCACCAGATAAAGAAATTTTAGGTAAGCAATTGCAAATAATGGCAAAGCGATTATGGTATATTATAACTTGGCCATCGGCTATTTTGTGTACTATTTTTGCTGTTTGGTTAATGATTTTACAGCCGTTTTGGTTGCAGCAACCTTGGATGCATGTTAAGCTTACTTTTGTGGTATTGCTTTTTGTTTATCATTTAAAAACACATCAATATTTTAAGCAGTTGCAAAATGGTATAGTGAATAAAACATCCAGTTTTATGCGTATTTGGAACGAAGGTGCCACGTTTATACTTTTTGCTGTTGTGTTTTTAGTTATTCTGAAGAGTGCAATTAATTGGGTTTGGGGTGTAGTAGGAATTGTTGTTTTAGGTGTTTTAATTATGCTTGGCTTTAAAGTTTATAAAAATATAAGGAGTAAAAATCCTGATGCCTAA
- a CDS encoding aspartate/glutamate racemase family protein, with translation METIGLIGGITPESTILYYRILNQLAASKYGESHSAKVIINSVDFGEIAQLQTENRWDLLNDIMSKTALSLEHAGASCILICANTMHLSIEAVKAVVNIPVIHIAEATSKQIITKGLKKVALLGTKYTMEKTFFIDVLKTFGIEAIIPGLEDRDDVHGIIYNELSKGILNPESKLIYQEVIKRLISQGAEGVILGCTEIPLLIKQEDVSVPVFDTTSIHASAAFDLASN, from the coding sequence ATGGAAACAATTGGTTTAATTGGAGGCATTACTCCCGAATCTACAATACTATATTATCGCATTTTAAATCAATTAGCAGCGTCTAAATATGGCGAATCACATTCAGCGAAAGTTATCATTAATTCAGTAGATTTTGGTGAAATAGCCCAATTACAGACCGAAAACCGTTGGGATCTATTAAACGACATAATGAGTAAAACAGCATTGAGTTTAGAGCACGCAGGAGCATCTTGTATTTTAATTTGCGCCAATACCATGCATTTGTCTATTGAAGCCGTTAAAGCAGTTGTAAATATTCCTGTAATTCATATTGCAGAAGCAACTTCAAAACAAATAATAACTAAAGGTTTGAAAAAAGTAGCGCTTCTTGGAACGAAGTACACTATGGAAAAAACATTTTTTATTGATGTTTTAAAAACCTTCGGGATAGAGGCTATAATTCCTGGTTTGGAAGATCGAGACGACGTACATGGTATTATTTATAACGAGTTATCCAAAGGGATTTTAAACCCAGAATCTAAGCTTATTTACCAGGAAGTCATTAAGCGCTTAATAAGTCAAGGAGCAGAAGGTGTTATTTTGGGGTGTACTGAAATACCTTTGCTCATTAAGCAAGAGGATGTAAGCGTACCTGTTTTCGACACCACAAGTATTCATGCAAGTGCAGCTTTCGATTTGGCTTCTAATTAG